CCAAAGATCCGGTCCCCCGCGTCCCCTAAGCCGGGGCGAATGAAGGCATTGTCGTCCAACTCGCGGTCCAGCACCGCCGTCACGACGGGCACGTCCGGGTGCTCCTCGCGGAGCTTCCTCACGCCCTCGGGCGCCGCCACCAGGCACGCGAAGGTGAAATCCTGCCCCCCTTCTTCCTTCAGGTGGTCGATGGCGAAGGACGCACTGCCCCCTGTGGCCAGCATCGGGTCCACCACAAACACATGGGCGCTCTCGATGCTCGACGGAATGTTGCTGTAGTAGTCGACAGGCCGGTAGGTCTCCTCGTCGCGCTGCATCCCGAGATGGCCCACCCGGGCCTCCGGCACGTACCGCACGAACCCGTCCACCATCCCAAGCCCGGCCCGCATGATGGGCACAACCATCACCTCCTCGGCAATCTCGTAGCCCGTCGTGGGCTCCATCGGCGTTTCGATGGTCGTCTCCTGCAGCTCGATGTCCCGCATCGCTTCGTAGGCCAGAATCGCCGCCGCGTCGGACACGGTCTTCCGGAACTGGCCGTGCGGCGTCTCGTCGCGGCGCAGGAGGGTTAGGTCACGCTTCAAGAGAGGGTGGTCGACAACGGTCAGGTTCTCCATAAGGGATTGAGCATGGTGCAGACAGCACGATCGACGTGGCGCAACAGGGAAAAGGCTGCGCCCCCGTCTCCTCACCCATCACGTCTCCGACTCCTCCAGCCACGGCTTCCGAGCCCCATAGTCGTCGGTGATTTCTTTCACCTTGTCCGTCAGCAGGATCACGCCAATCAGGTTCGGCACAATCACAATCCCGAGGGCAATGTCCCCGATGGTCCAGATGGTCGTGAGGGCCGTGACCGCGCCGGTAAAGTTCATGAGCACGAAGACGACCTTGTACGGGAAGATCGCCCGCTCGCCGAGCAAGTAGTAGGCGCACCGGTCGCCGTAGTAGCTCCACGAAATAGAGGTCGAGATGGCAAAGAGCAGCACGCTCAGGATGACGACGTACCCGCCCCAGTCGCCAAGCGGGGAGAGGCCGCGCTCAAAGGCAAGGCGGGTGAGGGGGGCGCCGCTGCGCACCCCTTCTCCGTACAAGACCTCGTACTCGGTCCCGTCGTCGGCCACGGCCATATTTCTCGATGGATAGAGCGTGCCCGTGAAGGGCTCCTGGAGGTCCTCCGCGTCGTCGCAGTCGCTTGCGCACGACGTGTAGAAGGAGCTCACCACGGCCTGGCGCCAGGCAAACTGCGCGTCTTCGTCGGGGTTGGGCACCTGCTGCTCGCCGTTCTCAATTCGGATCTCCTCGGGCGTGTTGGAGCTGGGGAAGATGCCGCCCTCATTCTCCACCCGGTACTCCGCATTGCCGGAGTCAAAGTTGAACTCCGTGGGCACCTCAGCCCCCCAGGCCCCACTTACGAGAATGGCCAGGCAGGTGAGCGTGACGACCGTGATCGTATCGATGAACGGCTCCAGAAGAGCCACCACGCCCTCTGAGGCGGGCTCGTCGGTTTTGGCGGCCGAGTGGGCGATGGGCGCCGAGCCCATGCCGGCCTCGTTGGAAAAGAGGCCGCGCTGCACCCCGTAGGTAAACGTCAGTAAGAAGGCCCCAGCCCCAGTCCCCGCCACCCCCGCGGACGGATTGAAGGCGTTCGTGAAGACGCTTCCGAGCGTCGGAAGAATCTCCGTGTAGTTGAAGGCAAGGACGAGGAGCGCGCCGATGACGTATGCCGCGGCCATGACGGGCACGAGGATGCCCGTGACGCGCCCAATCGCGGTCACGCCCCCAAGGATGACGAGGGCAATGATGGCGGCCAGCACGAGTCCCGAGAGCCACACCGCTACGCCAAACTCCGCGTTCATGACGTCGGCCACCGTGTTCGACTGCACCGCGTTTCCGGTGAGGAAGGAGGTGATCATCAGCATCACGGCAAAGAAAACCGCCAGGGGCTTCCAGTTCTCGCCCAGCCCCTTTTCGATGTAGTACATCGGCCCCCCGGCCACAGTCCCCTTCCAGGTCTGCTGCCAGGTGCCCTTCTCCGCCTCCGTCGGCTCCTCGACGTTGCGGTAGAACTGCGCGATGGTCACCTCGCTGTACTTGGTGGCCATTCCGAGGATGCCGGTGACCCACATCCACAACAGGGCCCCCGGGCCGCCTACGTGGATGGCAAGAGCCGCCCCGGCAATGTTTCCGATGCCGAGGGTGGCCGAGAGGGCCGTTGTGAGGGCTTGGAAGTGCGACACGTCGCCGGGATCATCCGGATCGTCGTACGTGCCGGAGGTAACGGCAATGCCGTGTGGAAACTGGCGGATCTGGACGAAGGCCAGCCGAAGGGTGAAGTAGATGCCTGCTCCCAGCAGTAGCAGCACCACCCAGGGGATGTATTGCCCACCCCCAATCGGGATGCCGTAGGTCCAAACCACATCGTAGAGGGTGTCGACAATCGTTTGCAGCATAAGGTCAGCGCAGTGACACGGCAGTAAGTACGCGAAAACATGCAGTCGTGCACCGGAGGCCCGTAGAGGGGTGGCTCCGAGACTCATACGCAGGACCCCACGATCATTGCCGGGGCCGACGATCCTCTTTTTTTGGAACGCCGTTGGAATATAGGAGGTGGGATGCGTCTGCGCAAACGCGCCCGGTTTTCCACGTCGGAAGGCGGAATACTGGCGATGGATGCCGGCGCTCTTCCTGCGTTCGATCGGCT
This is a stretch of genomic DNA from Salinibacter grassmerensis. It encodes these proteins:
- the upp gene encoding uracil phosphoribosyltransferase codes for the protein MENLTVVDHPLLKRDLTLLRRDETPHGQFRKTVSDAAAILAYEAMRDIELQETTIETPMEPTTGYEIAEEVMVVPIMRAGLGMVDGFVRYVPEARVGHLGMQRDEETYRPVDYYSNIPSSIESAHVFVVDPMLATGGSASFAIDHLKEEGGQDFTFACLVAAPEGVRKLREEHPDVPVVTAVLDRELDDNAFIRPGLGDAGDRIFGTRS
- a CDS encoding alanine/glycine:cation symporter family protein, coding for MLQTIVDTLYDVVWTYGIPIGGGQYIPWVVLLLLGAGIYFTLRLAFVQIRQFPHGIAVTSGTYDDPDDPGDVSHFQALTTALSATLGIGNIAGAALAIHVGGPGALLWMWVTGILGMATKYSEVTIAQFYRNVEEPTEAEKGTWQQTWKGTVAGGPMYYIEKGLGENWKPLAVFFAVMLMITSFLTGNAVQSNTVADVMNAEFGVAVWLSGLVLAAIIALVILGGVTAIGRVTGILVPVMAAAYVIGALLVLAFNYTEILPTLGSVFTNAFNPSAGVAGTGAGAFLLTFTYGVQRGLFSNEAGMGSAPIAHSAAKTDEPASEGVVALLEPFIDTITVVTLTCLAILVSGAWGAEVPTEFNFDSGNAEYRVENEGGIFPSSNTPEEIRIENGEQQVPNPDEDAQFAWRQAVVSSFYTSCASDCDDAEDLQEPFTGTLYPSRNMAVADDGTEYEVLYGEGVRSGAPLTRLAFERGLSPLGDWGGYVVILSVLLFAISTSISWSYYGDRCAYYLLGERAIFPYKVVFVLMNFTGAVTALTTIWTIGDIALGIVIVPNLIGVILLTDKVKEITDDYGARKPWLEESET